CGCAACTTTGTAGAGACCAAGCCTCTCCAAGTAAAAGGAGAGATGTCAAAGCAAGTAGCTTCTGGAATGAATATAGTTCTAGCTCCTTTCTGTACAATATCTAAAGCGGTCCCTGAATCGTCCGTCTCATGATTGAATTCGTCGAGAACCTCTCTCTTGTACGCACCGAAAAGTCCGTGGAAAACTATTGTAGAATGAATCTTTGATTCCCCAAGCCTAATTACTTCAAACGTAAAGTTTAGATAAGTTTCTTCGGTTTGAGTAACCCAAGACTGATTAGAATTTAGCACTTTTTGCCTGCCAATAACAGCTCCAACTTTCGGATCAGCTAAATAGGGCAATGTCTCAGTCAAGATATGTGTAGTCCAAAAAGCGTCAGCATCGGATATAACCACGATATCGTGTTTTGCGCGTTTTAACGCGAGGTTAAGAACTCCTGATTTTCCTCTACGTTCGGTTTCACTCAACATTTCTACACTTAATTCTGGGTGTAGGTTGAGGAATTTGACCGCTTTTTTTATTGTGTTGTCTGTTGAGGCATCATCTATCAATATGATCTGCATTTTTTCCTTGAGATAACGAACATTGCACAAATTCTCTAACTTGAACCCTATTGTCTTCTCCTCGTTGTGTGTAGGGATTATGATCGTTATTGGTGGATTGTATTTTCTGTCAATCTTTAAGTTCC
This genomic window from Candidatus Bathyarchaeota archaeon contains:
- a CDS encoding glycosyltransferase, coding for MNLIIIVWLLLCLIFFGVPGLYFLYLRRVASRPWNLKIDRKYNPPITIIIPTHNEEKTIGFKLENLCNVRYLKEKMQIILIDDASTDNTIKKAVKFLNLHPELSVEMLSETERRGKSGVLNLALKRAKHDIVVISDADAFWTTHILTETLPYLADPKVGAVIGRQKVLNSNQSWVTQTEETYLNFTFEVIRLGESKIHSTIVFHGLFGAYKREVLDEFNHETDDSGTALDIVQKGARTIFIPEATCFDISPFTWRGLVSTKLRRATQLVQIYAKCLKLLVKNQLHLPKRIAMPEIFLYLFNPIVFLLFAATTLIMISDFQLYSVILTSVFLATLLLPKSRGFLFGVIQNNCILLSALFALLLRRRFIFWNTLEESRSLLTRDMLEKENLL